Proteins from a single region of Candidatus Cloacimonadota bacterium:
- the hcp gene encoding hydroxylamine reductase, translated as MSMFCYQCQETLKNEGCKVNGICGKKSDVANLQDLLIYSLKGLVIFRSKAPLEIRKKYRETCNDLDKFIVEKLFSTITNANFDRAYFIKAIKETLKMREMGKEKVAEMGIDAGKLAEHDAATFTITDENIDAKAATVGVLATENEDVRSLRELLIYGLKGMAAYADHAMRLGKEVKEIVMFIEKALISTLNDSLTVDDMVELVLEAGKYSVDAMAILDAANTESYGHPEITEVNIGVRKNPAILISGHDLKDMEELLEQTKGTGVDVYTHGEMLPANYYPAFKKYDNFVGNYGNAWWKQNVEFEKFNGVIILTTNCLVPPKPSYKDRVFTTNEVGFDGVKHIANPEKGKVKDFSEAIALAKTLPAPTEIETGKIVGGFAHHQVLALADKVVDAVKSGAIRKFVVMAGCDGRHKTRDYYREFAEKLPKDTIILTAGCAKFRYIKLDLGDIGGIPRVLDAGQCNDSYSLALIALKLKEVFEFEDINELPIAYNIAWYEQKAVTVLLALLHLGVKNIHLGPTLPAFISPAVLNVLVDNFNISGITNVDDDIKNMIG; from the coding sequence ATGAGTATGTTTTGTTATCAATGTCAGGAGACATTGAAAAATGAAGGATGTAAAGTAAATGGAATTTGCGGAAAAAAAAGTGATGTGGCAAATTTACAAGATCTTTTGATCTATTCACTAAAAGGCTTAGTGATTTTCCGCTCAAAAGCACCATTGGAAATTCGGAAAAAATACAGAGAAACTTGCAATGATCTCGACAAATTCATCGTAGAAAAATTGTTCTCAACGATTACTAATGCAAATTTTGATAGAGCCTATTTCATCAAAGCGATCAAAGAAACGCTCAAAATGCGTGAGATGGGAAAAGAAAAAGTAGCAGAAATGGGAATTGATGCCGGAAAACTCGCTGAGCATGATGCAGCCACTTTCACCATCACCGATGAAAATATTGATGCTAAAGCAGCCACCGTGGGAGTTCTCGCTACAGAAAACGAAGATGTTCGATCCTTACGCGAACTTCTAATTTATGGATTGAAGGGAATGGCCGCTTATGCAGATCACGCAATGCGTCTCGGAAAAGAAGTTAAAGAGATCGTGATGTTTATCGAAAAAGCACTTATTTCCACTCTCAACGATTCTTTAACTGTGGATGATATGGTGGAATTGGTTTTAGAAGCCGGAAAATATTCTGTAGATGCAATGGCGATTCTCGATGCTGCAAATACGGAATCTTACGGACATCCCGAAATTACTGAAGTGAATATCGGCGTTCGTAAAAATCCGGCAATCCTAATCTCCGGGCACGACCTGAAAGATATGGAAGAACTCCTTGAACAAACCAAAGGAACCGGTGTGGACGTTTACACACACGGTGAAATGCTTCCGGCAAACTATTATCCCGCCTTTAAAAAATATGACAATTTTGTCGGCAATTATGGTAATGCCTGGTGGAAGCAGAATGTGGAATTTGAAAAATTTAACGGAGTAATAATCTTAACAACAAATTGTCTGGTTCCTCCGAAACCTTCTTATAAAGATCGTGTTTTCACCACAAACGAAGTCGGATTTGACGGTGTGAAACATATTGCTAACCCCGAAAAGGGAAAAGTAAAAGATTTTTCCGAAGCAATTGCTTTGGCAAAAACTCTTCCTGCTCCTACTGAAATCGAAACCGGGAAGATTGTAGGTGGATTTGCTCATCATCAGGTTTTGGCATTAGCAGATAAAGTAGTTGATGCTGTAAAATCAGGAGCAATCAGAAAATTTGTGGTAATGGCTGGATGCGACGGACGTCATAAAACCAGAGATTATTATCGCGAATTCGCTGAAAAACTTCCTAAGGATACAATCATCCTTACTGCTGGCTGTGCAAAATTCCGTTATATTAAACTCGATCTCGGTGATATTGGTGGAATTCCCCGCGTACTTGATGCAGGTCAATGCAATGACAGTTATTCACTCGCTTTAATTGCTCTAAAACTAAAAGAAGTGTTTGAATTTGAGGATATCAACGAACTCCCAATCGCATACAATATTGCTTGGTATGAGCAAAAAGCTGTAACAGTACTTCTGGCATTGTTGCATCTTGGAGTGAAGAATATCCATCTTGGACCAACTCTTCCCGCATTTATCTCACCGGCTGTGTTGAATGTTCTCGTGGATAATTTCAATATTAGTGGAATCACAAACGTGGATGATGACATTAAAAACATGATTGGATAA